TCCGAGCGCGAACGCACCGAGCGCCTGCGCAAGATAAACATGCTGGTCGGGGTCTTTTACTCCGAGATCGGGACCGACCTGCTCCGGCGGTTCTCTGCTGCCGATCCCGACCTTGGCGTCATAAAAAACATGCTGGTGGTCTCAACTAACTGGTCAGAAACCGATTTTGTAAACGCCGTATCCACCCTGTCCGGCCACAATGTCAGGCTCGACAGCAGGAACCTCGATCTGCCGGCACTCAACCGGTTCTTATCATCAAACAAGCCGCTCATGGTTGCTATGCTTGAAAACCCATACTTGATCGAACACGATGCTTTTACCGAACTGATGCAGGCGCTTTTCCACCTTACCGAGGAGCTGCGTATCCGTGAACGGCTCATTGAGCTCCCCAAAGCCGATTATGATCACCTTTCAGGCGACGGCAACAGGGTCTACGAACTGCTGATCCGGGAATGGCTGATGTATATGAAGCACTTAAAGACCAACTATCCGTACCTCTTTTCGCTCGCGATGCGTACCAACCCGTTCGATGCGAACGCATCGGTGATCGTCCGGTGAGAAAATTTTAGTGCGAAATGGCAGCAACCAAAAGACCGGTTGTCAGCGGTATCAGAAGTTAGATGCCGCAAAAATTCAGGTACAAATCTCTCTGGATAAACCATAAGTCCATTTTTCACGTTTTAGTTTTGTTCCCGGAATAAATCAGCTTAGTATTCTTGTCCTGAATGAGCTGCCCTGGTGGTGAGCTGTTTTGGCAAGATTGTGTGCATGCACGGTTTTTAAGATCTTGTTGACGACTTTGAGTTGTTCCCGTGTCGGGGGATACTCGGTGTCAGAAACAACAGATTCAACCTGCCTGATAACATCTCCAATATTGGTCATTGGTCAGTTCCCTCCTGAATGGATTTGGAACCTTCGGATCGTCCGGTGATCATGCGCCGCTTCCTGTAATCTGCATCGCAAAAATCCGATGGCTCCTTTTTCTGAATAGTTCTTCATATGATAGTGTGGTTGAAGGAAGCACCATATATAATGCCAAAATCATCACGGTTAATTACAATAACCCTGCAGGGGATTCATTGAACCTGAAGGTTAATCCACAAAAAAAGCCGCGTGGGCTTCCACGCACTGCAGGAAGATCACCCGGTACGGAAATTCAGAATAATTATTTTTTAAAAAAAATTTTTGCATTACAGATGCCCCGAATTATTTCCTACAAAGGCAATCCTATCTCCATTGCAGCAGCCACGACAAACATCATAACACCGAACGCGGCGAGCGGGACCGTGTAGTTCTTAACAACCGTAGCAACATCGTCCCCCGTCGCCCGCTGGACGAGCCAGAAGTACGGGTCGGTGACGTACGACACAATGCATGCGCCGCCACTGATGAGCAGGATGAGCGGGATCGGATGGATGGACGTGGCAATGCCGGTTCCTGCAATGATCTCGCCGGTGATTACCGCAGTCACGACCCGGGAACCCTGGGCTGTCTGGACCAGTGCCGCGAGCAGGAATGGCACGGCAAGCAGCGGGAGGCACGGGATAAGCAGGGAGTACGCCTCCGTTCCCATTGCACTTGCACCGATCACCGCACCGAGTGCTCCCGCCCCGCAGAGGTCAAAGATGATCACGCCCGCGTGTTTTGCGCCAGCGGAAAAAGCGCTTGTCCGGATTGTCGCTGGCGCGAGCGTGAGCGCGGCAATCAGCCCAGCGAACATGACGATCTGGATCAGGATAGATGGCGAGAGCCGGAAGAGCGCGGTGCAGCCTACCATCACAATTCCCATCACGATGAATGGGCACCATGCCTTAAAACGGGACTTTTCCTTTGATACAGGCTGCACTGCCGGTGCAGGCAGTTCACCGGATCCGGATTCTCCAAACCGGTGTCGCATCAGCAGGACAGCTGCGGCAAGCAAAAAAAGCGAGACCGGGATCATGTACAGATCGAAGACAACCGGGGAGATTGCAGCATCGGGAAGTGCTGCAAAGAGCGCGATGATGACCGGCGTCGGGTAGATCAGCGCAAACGATATCAGGCTTCCGAGCGCCGCGGTGTAGAGCAGCCCTTTCCGGTGATTCTTGGAATTTCCCATCCCGTTGATTATGGGCTGCAGGATAACAAATGCCGTGATGCAGCACATCAGCGGGATCGCAAGGATATACCCGGCAAACCCGGAGAGGGCAAACGGCTTTTCTGTAATCGACCTCAGGTCAGAAACGACCTGTTCGATCTGGTGCTGCTCCTGCATCAGCTTTGCGATGACAGCACCTGCGAGGATCACCAGCCCTAACAGTGCAAATATCCTGCCCATACCGTCGATCGCCTGCGAAACAAGGTCATTAAGCGGCATCCCGGATGCAATCCCGAAGAAGAGCGCCCCTGCAAAAAGGATGAGGAACGGCGGAGTACGGTACCTGATTGCAATGACCGAGATGAGGGCGATGGTCAAAAGAAAGATCAGGATGGAGTACATTGCACCTGCTGATCGTGGCACTCCAATACATATAGAAGATTCTCAAAATCCTTCGATGAAAACATGCCATGTCCGGAACAGGCATATACTGGCGCCGTCCTTGTAAGCCTGCGCACCTGCTTTTTTGAAAGCCGGATGCGTTCATGGGTCATCTCGCTGCCTGCCCCGATCGCATCCATCACAAACGAAGCGGTGGCGATATTGAATGCCGCATTCACATCGGCATGCACAACAAACCCGCAGTGCGGGCACTCGAACCGTTTCCGGTACCGCCGGCCGAACCCGCCGCACCTGCTGCACCGTTTGGAGGTGTATGCAGGATTTACATAGATGACGGGGATGCCGGCTTTTTTTGCCTTGCGTTCGACCTGCCGCTGGAGGTGGAAGAACGAGGCATTGTCAAACGAGAATTCAAAATAGTTCGTTGATTCTTTCGTAGGGTCGTGCCGGGGGCTGAAGAGTTTCTCGAATTTGATGCCGGAACCGACCGATTCCGCAAACGAAACGATCTGCCTGCTGATGGTGTGGATCACACCCTTGATGATGCTCCGCTCGCGGCTTTTGAGCTTCTTTAGTTTCCAGAACTTTCCCGATTTTATGAGTTTTGTACAGTTGTTCAGGCAATGGCTGTGAATATATGGTGCATTCTTTCCCAGTTTCATGACCTTCCCGCTCAACGGGTCGGCGGCCACCGCCACATGCCCGGTGGTGTTTAAGTCAACACCGATCCAGCGGGTCCCGGATATCATGGCTGAATGAAATTCGATCACCTTTCCTTTCACGATCGTTCATCCGCTGTACAATAATGCCCTATATTCCGGTAATTCTGTTATTGCTCCCTCCTGTACCTTACAATGAGTAATCAAACGGTTTCCCATAAATACTTTGTTTAAAGAAAAGATTTCTTCGCTTTTTTTTAAAAAAGGAGAGTGCAGCGCTAGACAATTACAATATATGCCACAAGCGAGAGCAGGAATGCCAAAAGGAGCATCGCAAGGGAGAGAGGGGCGACATAGATCAGCATTGCGTTCACCGTGCTTGCGAGCTGTGAGATCCGGTTTGACCCGAAAACGACAATACGGTCGCAGTGCGCCGTACCTGCCGCCACTTCCGCGGGTGCACGGTCAGCAAGGGCAGCACTGACCGCCTGCATGACAAACGGCAGGAACTCCGCAGGTGGCACATGCATTCCCACCGGGTTCTTCCCGGTAATCGTGTTAACTACATGCGAATCGGTAGTCATGATCTCGGCGGCATCCACTCTGGTGAGGACTGCTTCGAGCAGCACCTCCCGCACGCCCTGCGCCATGTTATTGCCATCGATGAGGACATATGCGGTTGTCTGCCCTGCCACATCGATGACAAGCACCTGGATGCCGAGATCCCCAAATCCCTGCTCGCGGGAGAATGGCACGGTCTGGTGGGCGACCCCTATCGCAAACGGCCGGAGCTGTTCGGAAAGACATAACTCCATCGCCGCGTGAGCTGCCTTCATATACTCAGTTGCGGTGAGTGTTGCTGCAAGCACCGGTGACGAGAGGTCGGTCATACAGTTATGCGCATCGACAAACGCAACGTGGGGATACCAGCGGTGCCCTTCTGCCATAATTGCCATGCCGATCGCATAGTCGAGGTCTTCGGTCCGCCGGGGAGAACGCGTGGAGACCAGCAGTATTGCATCCCCAAACCGCTGGACGAGCAGCTGTACCGAACCCGTAGAGATCCTGAAAGAGCGGGTTGCAGTACCGTCGTACTGGAGGTTGCGCTGTGAATCCCTGAGCGCTGCAATCACCTTTAAAATCTCGCTCTCAGAGACGAGGTTGAAATCATGCGTGGCGCATCCATGCGGTACAAGGGTTTCCTCCTCAAAATTATCGTGCAGGATCCGGGGCAGGTTGCCGCCACCGATCTCACCCATGGGGCCGGGGTGCAGATTCGGGACGGTAAAGATGACGCCTTTTCCGTTGCGAAGTTTAAAAAACAGGCTCTCCTGCGGGACAAATATCTCCTCTCCAATCTCGCGGAAGAAGTCCTCCATACCCTTTGACCCGTCTGTAGTATGGGCGATGAATGCGTTGATGAACGCAAGCCCCCGGATCCGGAATGCCCGTTGCAGGGGGCGTTCGATCAGCCAGATCAGGATCGCAAATCCAAGTCCAAAGACGCAGTGGAGCACGAGCGCAAAAATGACAAACCCGCCTGCCGGCGGGAAGAGGAACATGCCGGCAAGGATACCGGTGCCGCTCTGGATGAACGCTGGAAAGAGCATCCGCGGGATCCGGTAGTCGGCGATCGCGACCAGCACAAATAGCCGGAGCCCGAAAACGAACCCAAGCGAGATCGCGTAGAAAAGGAAAACGGGCTCAACCTTGGATATGAATGCGGCAAGCGTGATGATGACCGCAAATACGGTGCAGCTGAGTGCGAGCAGTGCAGACCGGTTCCAGGTCATCGCCTTGCCACTATGCTCGATGAGAGGTTTTGTTACAAGGAACGCAACAAGCGCCGGGAGGGTGAACGCGATGGTCCCAGAGAACGGGATGTTTGAGACCGGCAGGATCACCCATGCACGCACTCCTACGCCATCGATGAGGAGGCCGAGCAGTGCGATAATAACAAGGGAACGTTTCCACGACGGGGCGGTGAACAGGAACCGGGTCAGCTGCCCGAGCTTGACATCACTGCCGATCGCCATCAGGCAAAGCCCCCGAGCAGGAGTTCGCTGCGGCCGCCAGAGGTACGGATTTCCGAGGTTGCCCAGGTGACGGGACGGCCATAGAAAGGTGCATTGAGGGTTAGGCTCTCATATTCCCCGCCCTCTCCGGCAAGGTTGATCCGGTGGCGTGACGCGACTGTTTTGAGCCGTGCAATCAGCCGCTTATCGATATGGGCGCCAAGAAAACTTTCGTCCAGCCCTTCTGCGGCAGTCACGACAATCATCGAATCCATCCGCGATGCGACTTCCTCCAGCAGCAATCCGGTGTCCATCTGCCAGAGCGGGGCAAACACTTCGAGGGATAACTCCTTTGCAATTGAAGTCACCCGCTCATTCTGGTACACGGATGCAACGGCACCGACCACAATCCCTTCGACTGGCAGGCAGGAAAGCCCCTGCAGGAGGTCAGCGAGTTCCTCCTCTTTCCTGCCATGGGTACGGATGTCAACGTACTTCATCCCTGCCACACGTGCGATTACCTGAACTGCATCAAGGTTTGCCGAGTGAAACATGTAGGAATCAGGATTGTCCGGCCTGACCGTTACGAGGAATTCAATATCCTTGTTACTGTCAATCGCCTTCTGGCATGCGAGAATCGAATCCTTGCCTCCGGAAGTGAGTGCTGCCCAGCTCATCCAGATCTCCGCCCGCGTGGTTCTCCAAGACTCCCGAAATGCTGCCGGTACCGCCCCAGCATCGACGCCCAGCCCGGAAGATGGGTCTGGCAGCCGGGGTGCTCGACAACAAACGATGCGGTAACTGTGCCGATCCTGCAGCAGTCAGGCAGAGCATAACCCCTCGCGTACGCGCTGAGAAATCCGGCACGGTAGGAGTCTCCCGCTCCGGTCGGGTCGGCAAGCTGTACCGGTACGACCGGAATAAACGTTTCGTGTCCGTCTTCGTACAGCATGCTCCCGTTCCCGCTCATGGTAAAGACTGCAGTGCTGACCTGCGCAATTAGTGCGTCGCGGCTAATCCCCAGTGTCCTGCACATGTGGCCAACCTCATGCTGGTTTGCAAACAGGATGTCGGTGTTATCAATGATCGAGCCAAGCTGCTCTTTTGTGTACCAGAACACGTCCTGCCCCGGGTCAAAGGACACAAATTCGCTTTTTCCCGCGACCCGGCAGTTGAAGTCCGGATCGGCGGTTGCCATATGGACAAACGGCAGTGCCGGGGCATCTGCAGTGGCAAATGCCTTC
Above is a genomic segment from Methanoregula sp. containing:
- a CDS encoding potassium channel family protein gives rise to the protein MQERVRFRLRIYITVLAAVVICGTIGLTAAEDLHPFDAFYFVIVTIATVGFGDISPQTVPGKIITLAVIITGVGCFVALAANVFEFYMSERERTERLRKINMLVGVFYSEIGTDLLRRFSAADPDLGVIKNMLVVSTNWSETDFVNAVSTLSGHNVRLDSRNLDLPALNRFLSSNKPLMVAMLENPYLIEHDAFTELMQALFHLTEELRIRERLIELPKADYDHLSGDGNRVYELLIREWLMYMKHLKTNYPYLFSLAMRTNPFDANASVIVR
- a CDS encoding GntP family permease, giving the protein MYSILIFLLTIALISVIAIRYRTPPFLILFAGALFFGIASGMPLNDLVSQAIDGMGRIFALLGLVILAGAVIAKLMQEQHQIEQVVSDLRSITEKPFALSGFAGYILAIPLMCCITAFVILQPIINGMGNSKNHRKGLLYTAALGSLISFALIYPTPVIIALFAALPDAAISPVVFDLYMIPVSLFLLAAAVLLMRHRFGESGSGELPAPAVQPVSKEKSRFKAWCPFIVMGIVMVGCTALFRLSPSILIQIVMFAGLIAALTLAPATIRTSAFSAGAKHAGVIIFDLCGAGALGAVIGASAMGTEAYSLLIPCLPLLAVPFLLAALVQTAQGSRVVTAVITGEIIAGTGIATSIHPIPLILLISGGACIVSYVTDPYFWLVQRATGDDVATVVKNYTVPLAAFGVMMFVVAAAMEIGLPL
- a CDS encoding transposase, producing the protein MKGKVIEFHSAMISGTRWIGVDLNTTGHVAVAADPLSGKVMKLGKNAPYIHSHCLNNCTKLIKSGKFWKLKKLKSRERSIIKGVIHTISRQIVSFAESVGSGIKFEKLFSPRHDPTKESTNYFEFSFDNASFFHLQRQVERKAKKAGIPVIYVNPAYTSKRCSRCGGFGRRYRKRFECPHCGFVVHADVNAAFNIATASFVMDAIGAGSEMTHERIRLSKKQVRRLTRTAPVYACSGHGMFSSKDFENLLYVLECHDQQVQCTPS
- a CDS encoding DUF2070 family protein, with the protein product MAIGSDVKLGQLTRFLFTAPSWKRSLVIIALLGLLIDGVGVRAWVILPVSNIPFSGTIAFTLPALVAFLVTKPLIEHSGKAMTWNRSALLALSCTVFAVIITLAAFISKVEPVFLFYAISLGFVFGLRLFVLVAIADYRIPRMLFPAFIQSGTGILAGMFLFPPAGGFVIFALVLHCVFGLGFAILIWLIERPLQRAFRIRGLAFINAFIAHTTDGSKGMEDFFREIGEEIFVPQESLFFKLRNGKGVIFTVPNLHPGPMGEIGGGNLPRILHDNFEEETLVPHGCATHDFNLVSESEILKVIAALRDSQRNLQYDGTATRSFRISTGSVQLLVQRFGDAILLVSTRSPRRTEDLDYAIGMAIMAEGHRWYPHVAFVDAHNCMTDLSSPVLAATLTATEYMKAAHAAMELCLSEQLRPFAIGVAHQTVPFSREQGFGDLGIQVLVIDVAGQTTAYVLIDGNNMAQGVREVLLEAVLTRVDAAEIMTTDSHVVNTITGKNPVGMHVPPAEFLPFVMQAVSAALADRAPAEVAAGTAHCDRIVVFGSNRISQLASTVNAMLIYVAPLSLAMLLLAFLLSLVAYIVIV
- a CDS encoding diphthine--ammonia ligase, whose protein sequence is MSWAALTSGGKDSILACQKAIDSNKDIEFLVTVRPDNPDSYMFHSANLDAVQVIARVAGMKYVDIRTHGRKEEELADLLQGLSCLPVEGIVVGAVASVYQNERVTSIAKELSLEVFAPLWQMDTGLLLEEVASRMDSMIVVTAAEGLDESFLGAHIDKRLIARLKTVASRHRINLAGEGGEYESLTLNAPFYGRPVTWATSEIRTSGGRSELLLGGFA
- a CDS encoding carbohydrate kinase family protein; its protein translation is MIHVIGHTAIDHISTVHHLPDPNTSTHITDRRIFFGGGAANIASGIAKLGEPCTLVSCVGDDFAGTDYDRWLNHVGVRQQFFVVPDTHTPTAFMFTDNTGAQMTFFEWGASKAFATADAPALPFVHMATADPDFNCRVAGKSEFVSFDPGQDVFWYTKEQLGSIIDNTDILFANQHEVGHMCRTLGISRDALIAQVSTAVFTMSGNGSMLYEDGHETFIPVVPVQLADPTGAGDSYRAGFLSAYARGYALPDCCRIGTVTASFVVEHPGCQTHLPGWASMLGRYRQHFGSLGEPRGRRSG